Proteins from one Falco naumanni isolate bFalNau1 chromosome 10, bFalNau1.pat, whole genome shotgun sequence genomic window:
- the RAD51 gene encoding DNA repair protein RAD51 homolog 1: protein MAMQMQFEANADTSAEEESFGPQLISRLEQCGINANDVKKLEEAGFHTVEAVAYAPKKELLNIKGISEAKADKILAEAAKLVPMGFTTATEFHQRRSEIIQITTGSKELDKLLQGGIETGSITELFGEFRTGKTQLCHTLAVTCQLPIDRGGGEGKAMYIDTEGTFRPERLLAVAERYGLSGSDVLDNVAYARGFNTDHQTQLLYQASAMMAESRYALLIVDSATALYRTDYSGRGELSARQMHLARFLRMLLRLADEFGVAVVITNQVVAQVDGAAMFAADPKKPIGGNIIAHASTTRLYLRKGRGETRICKIYDSPCLPEAEAMFAINADGVGDAKD from the exons ATGGCTATGCAGATGCAGTTTGAAGCAAATGCAGATACctcagcagaggaggagagctTTGGACCACAGCTCATATCCAGGTTAGAG CAATGTGGTATAAATGCAAATGATGTGAAGAAATTAGAAGAAGCTGGATTTCACACAGTTGAGGCTGTTGCTTATGCACCTAAGAAGGAGCTACTAAATATTAAAGGCATCAGTGAAGCCAAAGCTGACAAAATCTTG gcTGAAGCAGCTAAACTGGTTCCGATGGGTTTCACCACAGCAACAGAATTCCACCAGCGAAGGTCAGAGATCATCCAGATCACCACTGGGTCCAAAGAACTTGATAAACTTCTTCAAG GAGGAATAGAAACAGGGTCCATAACAGAGTTATTCGGGGAGTTTCGTACTGGAAAAACACAGTTGTGCCATACCCTGGCAGTAACCTGTCAA CTTCCCATTGACCGAGGTGGTGGTGAAGGAAAAGCCATGTATATTGACACAGAAGGGACCTTCCGTCCAGAACGTCttcttgctgttgctgaaaG GTACGGCTTGTCTGGCAGTGATGTCCTAGATAATGTGGCGTACGCTCGAGGTTTTAACACAGATCATCAGACCCAGCTCCTGTATCAGGCATCTGCTATGATGGCTGAATCACG ATATGCGCTGCTGATAGTGGACAGTGCCACGGCCCTTTATCGGACAGATTACTCAGGAAGAGGTGAGCTGTCAGCCAGACAGATGCATCTGGCCAGATTTCTGCGTATGCTTCTTCGACTTGCGGATGAG TTTGGTGTGGCCGTTGTGATCACTAACCAAGTGGTAGCACAAGTAGATGGAGCAGCCATGTTTGCTGCAGATCCCAAAAAACCTATTGGAGGAAATATCATAGCACATGCTTCCACCACGAG ACTGTATCTGCGAAAAGGCCGAGGTGAAACCAGAATATGTAAAATCTATGACTCTCCTTGCCTTCCTGAGGCTGAAGCAATGTTTGCTATTAATGCTGATGGAGTGGGAGATGCTAAGGACTGA